One Capricornis sumatraensis isolate serow.1 chromosome 8, serow.2, whole genome shotgun sequence genomic region harbors:
- the LOC138082930 gene encoding nascent polypeptide-associated complex subunit alpha, muscle-specific form-like gives MATLKASFQNCYETRGPDDTVCNSSSWQSPPGRSRRPKSGGKPCLHPLDEDSPGLGTYPEGQERPGKERKQLLNQTSSSGFGNRESEASREGSATPRRRARGAPASPGRRSAARAQAPDQPRLRGAPSSPCPRQAAARPPPEPGSDDRSAETGRPEAARAAPAPRNAGPGPGGRRGRARRGAPGWGPRVPSRLPLSPSSALRDEPPATPQSQRKDSGGWAPLALPLLPERPLPRIDRAATGPAAGKVLWEPQPPPPPPPPPGRASLRSLPLSGVHVNAHASLPSNADTLPARARADASASNRPRPATPTRLPAPPRVSLPALPPAHRPRSPSAFFQGSGSARCSRLRAGHGSSSARALPPTRPRSNTHFASVTPPLTGQLRWQPSPTSPGRVVTPEPPESTTPPQTVERSAPVPFSRPLPQSARYSHTT, from the exons ATGGCCACGTTAAAAGCATCCTTTCAAAACTGCTACGAGACCCGAGGACCCGATGACACAGTTTGCAATAGCAGTTCGTGGCAGAGCCCTCCTGGAAGAAGCCGTCGCCCCAAGTCGGGAGGCAAACCGTGTTTGCACCCCCTGGACGAGGACAGCCCGGGCTTGGGAACA TATCCAGAGGGTCAAGAGCGACCCGGAAAAGAGAGGAAACAGTTGCTGAATCAAACCTCCTCTTCTGGCTTTGGAAACCGGGAGTCGGAGGCGTCACGAGAGGGGAGCGCGACCCCTCGGCGCCGagcccggggcgcccccgcctccccCGGGCGGCGGTCAGCAGCCCGAGCGCAAGCCCCGGACCAGCCCCGGCTGCGGGGAGCGCCCTCTTCGCCGTGCCCTCGGCAAGCAGCCGCTCGGCCgcctccagagcccgggagcgaCGACCGATCAGCTGAGACCGGCCGACCCGAGGCTGCCCGCGCCGCCCCGGCCCCCCGGAACGCGGGCCCCGGCCCCGGGGGGCGGAGAGGGcgggcgcggcgcggcgcgccGGGCTGGGGGCCCCGGGTCCCCTCGCGTCTCCCCCTCAGCCCGAGCTCCGCGCTGCGGGACGAGCCCCCGGCTACTCCCCAGTCGCAGAGGAAGGATTCCGGGGGATGGGCCCCCTTGGCGTTGCCCCTCCTCCCGGAGCGCCCCCTGCCCAGGATAGACAGAGCGGCGACAGGCCCAGCCGCTGGGAAGGTGCTCTGGGagccgcagccgccgccgccgccgccgccgccgccggggagGG CCTCTCTTCGCTCCTTACCGCTCTCCGGGGTGCACGTGAACGCGCACGCGTCACTCCCCTCTAACGCGGACACTTTGCCGGCGCGCGCACGCGCGGATGCGTCGGCCTCGAATCGCCCGCGCCCCGCGACGCCGACGCggctccccgccccgcctcgcGTCAGCCTGCCCGCCCTCCCGCCGGCCCACCGCCCCCGCTCCCCGTCGGCCTTCTTCCAGGGCTCTGGCTCGGCCCGCTGCTCGCGCCTGCGCGCAGGGCACGGATCCTCCTCCGCGCGCGCCCTGCCCCCCACACGCCCTCGCTCGAACACACACTTCGCCTCTGTGACCCCGCCCCTCACCGGCCAGCTGCGTTGGCAGCCCTCCCCCACCTCGCCTGGGAGGGTGGTGACCCCCGAACCCCCAGAAAGCACAACACCCCCCCAAACAGTGGAGAGAAGCGCCCCGGTCCCCTTCAGCCGCCCTCTGCCCCAGTCAGCCCGTTACAGTCACACAACCTGA